A window of Peromyscus eremicus chromosome 7, PerEre_H2_v1, whole genome shotgun sequence contains these coding sequences:
- the Dync1li1 gene encoding cytoplasmic dynein 1 light intermediate chain 1 codes for MAAVGRVGSFGSSPPGLASTYASGPLANELASGSSGPAAGDDEDGQNLWSCILSEVSTRSRSKLPTGKNVLLLGEDGAGKTSLIRKIQGIEEYKKGRGLEYLYLNVHDEDRDDQTRCNVWILDGDLYHKGLLKFSLDALSLKDTLVILVVDMSKPWTALDSLQKWASVVREHVDKLKIPPEEMKEMEQKLIRDFQEYVEPGEDFPASPQRRATAAQEDRDDSVVLPLGADTLTHNLGLPVLVVCTKCDAISVLEKEHDYRDEHFDFIQSHIRKFCLQYGAALIYTSVKENKNIDLVYKYIVQKLYGFPYKIPAVVVEKDAVFIPAGWDNDKKIGILHENFQTLKIEDNFEDIITKPPVRKFVHEKEIMAEDDQVFLMKLQSLLAKQPPTAAGRPVDASPRVPGGSPRTPNRSVSSNVASVSPIPAGSKKIDPNMKAGATSEGVLANFFNSLLSKKTGSPGGPGVGGSPGGGAAGGSTGLPPSAKKSGQKPVLSDVHAELDRITRKPASVSPTTPTSPTEGEAS; via the exons ATGGCGGCCGTGGGGCGAGTCGGCTCGTTCGGTTCATCTCCACCCGGGTTAGCCTCGACTTACGCCAGCGGGCCTCTGGCCAACGAGCTGGCGTCGGGCAGCAGCGGCCCCGCGGCGGGCGACGACGAGGACGGACAGAACCTCTG GTCCTGCATCCTCAGCGAGGTGTCCACGCGCTCGCGCTCCAAGCTCCCGACCGGGAAGAACGTGCTGCTGCTGG GTGAAGATGGAGCTGGAAAAACAAGCTTAATAAGAAAAATTCAGGGAATAGAGGAGTACAAGAAAGGAAGAGGCCTGGAGTATTTGTATTTAAACGTGCATGATGAAGACAGGGATG ATCAAACGAGATGTAATGTATGGATCTTGGATGGAGACCTGTATCACAAAGGGCTACTCAAGTTCTCCCTGGATGCTCTTTCTCTGAAGGACACTCTGGTTATACTGGTCGTTGATATGTCAAAGCCTTGGACTGCTTTGGATTCCTTACAGAAATGGGCAAGTGTGGTGAGAGAGCACGTTGACAAGCTGAAAATACCCCCTGAGGAGATGAAAGAAATGGAGCAGAAGT TGATTAGAGACTTCCAAGAGTATGTGGAGCCAGGAGAAGACTTCCCAGCTTCCCCTCAGCGAAGAGCCACAGCTGCACAGGAGGACAGAGATGACAGCGTTGTCCTCCCCCTGGgtgcagacacactcacacacaacctGGGTCTCCCAGTACTCGTGGTTTGCACAAAG TGTGATGCCATTAGTGTATTGGAGAAAGAGCATGACTACAGAGATGAACACTTTGATTTTATCCAGTCACACATCCGCAAGTTCTGTTTACAGT ATGGTGCAGCGCTTATTTACACTTCAGTAAAAGAGAACAAGAACATAGACTTAGTTTATAAATACATCGTCCAGAAGCTGTATGGGTTCCCCTACAAGATCCCTGCGGTGGTGGTGGAAAAGGATGCAGTGTTTAT TCCAGCAGGGTGGGATAATGATAAGAAAATAGGAATATTACATGAAAATTTTCAAACTTTGAAAATAGAAGATAATTTTGAAGATATCATAACCAAACCTCCTGTCCGAAAG TTTGTGCATGAAAAGGAGATCATGGCAGAAGATGACCAAGTGTTTCTTATGAAGTTACAG tccCTTTTAGCAAAGCAACCACCAACTGCAGCTGGAAGGCCTGTG GATGCCTCACCAAGAGTCCCTGGAGGCTCCCCTCGAACACCAAACAGATCTGTGTCATCCAATGTTGCCAGTGTGTCCCCCATCCCTGCAGGATCAAAAAAAATTGATCCGAACATGAAAG cTGGAGCAACGAGCGAAGGTGTCCTGGCCAACTTCTTCAACAGTCTGTTGAGTAAGAAGACTGGCTCCCCTGGAGGCCCCGGGGTCGGGGGCAGTCCTGGAGGAGGGGCTGCAGGGGGAAGCACCGGCTTGCCACCCTCCGCCAAAAAGTCAG